The proteins below are encoded in one region of Clostridium pasteurianum DSM 525 = ATCC 6013:
- a CDS encoding FAD-dependent oxidoreductase encodes MKALEVKKNIYWVGALDPGLRIFDIIMYTPFGTTYNSYVVKGKNKTVVFETVKEKFFDQYLERLQSLNIDITSIDYIVVDHTEPDHVGSVAKLLDISKDAKVVGSSTAIKFLKGIVNHDFDYIEVKDGSTLDLGDKTLQFISAPLLHWPDSIYTYIPEDNMLITCDSFGCHYCSEEMFDDKIENYNDYLEALKYYFDGIMGPFKPYVLRALEKIKDLPIDTIGTGHGPILRKHHKEVIDMYKKWASENILDPKSIVIAYVSAYGYTKSLAEKIREGIQSIGDYNVELLDVIYHKQDEVINKLNTAAGILFGSPTINSDALKPILDLLNILNPIIHGGKPAAAFGSYGWSGEAVPNIERRLKELRLDVITPGLKVNFKPSEEDFISAYKFGESFGEKIKEHLNKSAKTKKKSSTKKWKCLVCGVIFDGSKPPEICPVCGAGQDQFIEVKSENVTFASDNREKFLIIGNGAAGFYAAEAIRNRNKVSEIEIISSEKYRTYYRPELSDYLSEDLPDNKLYVAPESWYTENNVTLTLDKTVKEIKPEDKKIILQDGSEKSYDKLILANGSRNFVPPSVEGTDKKGVYTLKSLDDASEIKEKLSKVKNAVVVGGGLLGLEAAWEMKKHGIKVSVIECISRLLPKQLDESGGKVFKDIADKSGIDIILEECAVKIQGDKEVTGVELKSGKIIAADLVLFSVGIVPNKEIAENAGIDVKRGIIVNERMETNKKDIYACGDAAEFNGIVYGNWNAAVEMGKTAGGNAAGDEVKFEDFVSSVIFNALNTSVLSLGEISPKDGKKIEVSDDNSGKIKTLFFKKDVFVGGYLIGDTTEGAKLILAMEDGKTLNEAFSEGLIV; translated from the coding sequence ATGAAGGCACTAGAAGTAAAAAAAAATATATATTGGGTAGGAGCATTGGACCCAGGTCTTAGAATATTTGATATTATAATGTATACACCCTTTGGAACAACTTACAATTCTTATGTAGTAAAAGGTAAAAATAAAACAGTAGTATTTGAAACCGTTAAAGAAAAATTTTTTGATCAATACCTAGAAAGATTACAATCTTTAAATATTGATATAACAAGCATAGATTATATTGTAGTGGACCATACAGAACCAGATCATGTAGGCTCTGTAGCAAAACTTCTTGATATATCTAAGGATGCAAAAGTAGTAGGTTCTTCTACTGCTATAAAATTTTTAAAGGGTATTGTAAATCATGATTTTGATTATATAGAAGTTAAAGATGGATCTACTCTCGATCTTGGAGATAAAACCCTTCAATTCATTTCAGCGCCTCTTCTCCATTGGCCTGATTCCATATATACTTATATTCCGGAAGACAATATGCTTATAACCTGTGATTCTTTTGGATGTCATTACTGCTCTGAAGAAATGTTTGATGATAAAATAGAGAATTACAATGATTATCTTGAAGCATTAAAATACTATTTTGATGGCATTATGGGACCTTTTAAACCTTACGTACTTAGAGCCTTAGAAAAAATCAAAGATCTTCCTATAGATACAATAGGTACAGGTCATGGACCAATTCTAAGAAAACATCATAAAGAAGTAATTGATATGTATAAAAAGTGGGCTTCTGAAAATATTTTAGATCCCAAAAGTATTGTTATTGCCTATGTTTCTGCTTATGGATATACAAAATCCTTAGCTGAAAAAATACGTGAAGGCATACAATCCATCGGTGATTACAATGTGGAATTACTGGATGTAATATATCATAAACAGGATGAAGTAATCAACAAATTAAATACTGCAGCTGGCATTCTGTTTGGTTCCCCTACTATTAACAGCGATGCTCTGAAACCAATTTTAGATCTTCTCAATATATTAAATCCTATAATCCATGGCGGAAAACCTGCTGCTGCTTTTGGTTCTTATGGTTGGAGCGGTGAAGCAGTCCCAAATATAGAAAGAAGACTTAAAGAATTAAGATTGGATGTAATAACTCCAGGACTAAAGGTAAATTTCAAGCCCTCTGAAGAAGATTTTATTTCTGCCTATAAGTTTGGTGAAAGTTTTGGTGAGAAAATTAAAGAACATCTTAATAAAAGTGCAAAAACTAAAAAGAAAAGCAGTACAAAGAAGTGGAAATGTCTTGTGTGCGGTGTAATATTCGACGGAAGTAAACCACCAGAAATCTGCCCAGTATGCGGTGCAGGTCAAGATCAATTTATTGAGGTAAAATCAGAAAATGTAACCTTTGCTTCAGATAACAGGGAAAAATTTCTTATTATAGGCAATGGTGCTGCTGGTTTCTATGCTGCTGAAGCTATAAGAAACAGAAATAAAGTCTCTGAAATTGAAATAATATCCTCTGAAAAATACAGAACCTACTATAGACCAGAACTTTCAGATTATTTAAGTGAAGATCTTCCAGACAATAAACTCTATGTAGCTCCAGAAAGCTGGTACACTGAAAACAATGTGACTCTTACTTTAGATAAAACTGTAAAAGAAATAAAGCCAGAAGATAAAAAGATTATTTTACAGGATGGCAGCGAAAAATCCTATGATAAACTAATACTTGCAAATGGAAGCAGAAACTTTGTACCTCCTTCTGTAGAAGGTACTGATAAAAAGGGTGTTTATACTCTAAAATCTCTGGATGATGCTTCAGAAATCAAAGAAAAACTCTCCAAAGTAAAAAATGCCGTAGTTGTGGGCGGAGGACTTCTTGGACTTGAAGCGGCCTGGGAAATGAAAAAACATGGCATAAAAGTATCTGTAATAGAATGTATCTCCAGACTCTTGCCTAAGCAACTGGACGAATCTGGTGGTAAAGTATTTAAAGACATTGCGGATAAATCAGGTATAGATATAATACTTGAGGAATGTGCCGTTAAAATACAGGGGGATAAAGAGGTTACTGGGGTTGAATTAAAAAGCGGAAAGATTATAGCCGCAGATTTAGTTCTCTTCTCTGTAGGAATAGTTCCAAATAAAGAGATTGCTGAAAATGCCGGTATTGATGTTAAAAGAGGGATCATCGTAAATGAAAGAATGGAGACAAATAAAAAAGATATTTATGCCTGCGGTGATGCAGCAGAATTTAATGGAATAGTTTATGGCAACTGGAATGCTGCTGTAGAAATGGGAAAAACAGCTGGAGGCAATGCTGCTGGCGATGAAGTTAAATTTGAAGACTTTGTTTCTTCTGTAATATTTAATGCATTAAATACTTCTGTACTTTCTCTTGGAGAAATTTCACCAAAAGACGGTAAGAAAATAGAGGTTTCAGATGATAACAGCGGCAAAATTAAGACTTTATTCTTTAAAAAAGATGTCTTCGTAGGCGGCTACCTTATAGGTGATACTACAGAAGGGGCTAAACTTATACTTGCTATGGAAGATGGTAAAACTCTTAATGAAGCTTTTTCTGAGGGACTTATAGTTTAA
- a CDS encoding alpha/beta-type small acid-soluble spore protein, giving the protein MASRSSNRLVVPEAKEALNQFKLEAAKEVGTPLTNGYNGDLTSRQNGSVGGQMVKKMVEDYENRIK; this is encoded by the coding sequence ATGGCAAGCAGAAGTAGTAATAGACTTGTAGTTCCAGAAGCAAAAGAAGCTTTAAACCAGTTTAAATTGGAAGCTGCTAAGGAAGTTGGAACTCCATTAACTAATGGCTATAATGGGGACCTTACTTCAAGACAGAATGGTTCTGTTGGTGGTCAAATGGTTAAGAAAATGGTTGAAGACTATGAAAACCGTATAAAATAG
- a CDS encoding ATP-binding protein, whose amino-acid sequence MKKNFYIFVIFVLLIPLAGEFKFFPFHDSFRVSIGTPIFFFFLLWTRKMPVILPTVVVGAMVVIFRLFLDFNSGINFEFISSFRIIFPSFFYYFTYSILFYLLKVKNYQHRLSILIFLATFIEICSNIIELILRYFILGNNINTVIISQIILLALIRSVFVLGIFSMLKLHEAELEVEHKQRQNSHIISLISNLYEESVALKKSLQDAENITRNCYNLYRDMQSEDFKLSKKELSKKILVIAGEVHDIKKDNQRIYSGISKMISTENPADYMTISEIGDIIINGNRKYAYSLDKSINFNIDIKDDIPMLHVYTTLSLINNLVSNSVEAIKAHGIINITVSKNKDYIEFKVQDNAGGIPKKKLDLIFKPGYTTKYDEYGNSSTGMGLPYVKNLVKNLGGSIEIESSTEIRSTSFMLKLPLESLVKKG is encoded by the coding sequence TTGAAAAAAAATTTTTACATATTTGTTATATTTGTATTATTGATCCCTTTAGCAGGTGAATTTAAATTTTTTCCCTTTCACGATAGCTTTCGTGTAAGTATTGGTACACCTATTTTCTTCTTCTTTTTGTTATGGACTCGAAAGATGCCTGTAATTCTGCCTACTGTAGTAGTTGGTGCTATGGTAGTTATTTTCAGACTATTTTTAGACTTTAATTCAGGCATCAATTTTGAATTTATATCTTCGTTTAGAATAATCTTTCCCTCATTCTTCTATTATTTTACTTACTCTATTTTATTTTATCTGCTAAAAGTAAAAAATTATCAGCATCGATTATCTATACTAATATTCTTAGCTACCTTCATAGAAATATGTTCAAACATTATAGAACTTATATTAAGATATTTTATTCTAGGCAATAATATAAATACAGTAATCATAAGTCAAATAATACTATTAGCCCTCATCAGAAGTGTTTTTGTACTTGGAATTTTCAGTATGCTTAAACTTCATGAAGCAGAACTAGAAGTAGAACATAAGCAAAGACAAAACAGTCATATTATATCACTGATATCTAATTTATATGAGGAATCTGTTGCACTGAAAAAATCTCTTCAAGATGCAGAAAATATAACGAGAAACTGTTATAATTTATACAGGGATATGCAAAGTGAAGATTTCAAATTGAGTAAAAAAGAACTATCAAAAAAAATATTAGTTATTGCCGGTGAAGTCCATGATATAAAAAAAGATAATCAAAGAATATACTCTGGTATATCGAAAATGATTTCCACTGAAAACCCTGCGGATTATATGACTATATCTGAAATAGGAGATATTATTATAAATGGGAACAGAAAATATGCCTATTCATTAGATAAGAGCATAAATTTTAATATTGATATAAAAGATGATATACCCATGCTTCATGTTTATACCACTCTTTCTCTTATTAACAATTTAGTATCAAATTCTGTAGAAGCAATTAAAGCTCATGGAATTATAAACATCACTGTTTCTAAAAATAAAGATTATATAGAATTTAAGGTACAGGATAATGCCGGTGGCATTCCAAAGAAAAAATTAGATTTAATTTTTAAACCAGGTTACACTACAAAATACGATGAATATGGCAATTCATCTACCGGTATGGGACTTCCCTATGTAAAAAATCTGGTAAAAAATCTGGGGGGATCTATAGAAATAGAAAGTAGCACAGAAATAAGAAGTACATCTTTTATGTTAAAGCTGCCCCTTGAGAGTTTAGTGAAGAAAGGATGA
- a CDS encoding cation:dicarboxylate symporter family transporter, with the protein MKKLKFSLAVQILIGLVLGIAVGAIFYGNPRVETYLQPIGTIFLNLIKMIVIPIVFSSLVVGVAGVGDIKKLGRLGGKTIIYFELITTIAIILGVMVANIFHPGSGVNIHELSKVSIKSYVNTAQTTHHSIADTFVNIVPSNFFEALSTGNLLPIIFFSVMFGLGVAAIGEKGKPVLNLCQGISDAMFWVTNQVMKTAPFGVFALIGVTISKFGLASLIPLVKLVITTYGTMIFFILVVLGIVAKIAGTSIFKMIRILKDEIILAYTTASSEAVLPKIMDKMEKFGCSKAISAFVIPTGYSFNLDGSTLYQSITALFIAQIYGIHMSLPQQINLIIVLLIASKGMAGVPGASFVVLLATLGSAGIPIEGVAFIAGIDRILDMARTVVNVLGNSLAAVAISKWEGKYNSIKGQEYFESINRAKKIA; encoded by the coding sequence ATGAAAAAGCTTAAATTTAGTTTAGCAGTACAAATTCTTATTGGATTAGTACTGGGTATTGCAGTAGGAGCTATTTTTTATGGAAATCCGAGAGTAGAAACTTATCTGCAGCCTATAGGAACTATATTTCTTAACCTTATAAAGATGATAGTTATACCTATTGTTTTTTCATCATTGGTAGTTGGAGTTGCCGGTGTAGGAGATATTAAAAAACTAGGCAGACTTGGTGGAAAGACTATTATATATTTTGAACTAATAACTACTATTGCTATTATTTTAGGAGTTATGGTTGCAAATATATTTCATCCAGGAAGTGGTGTAAATATTCATGAACTTTCAAAGGTAAGCATAAAGAGCTATGTTAATACGGCTCAAACAACTCACCATAGTATTGCGGATACTTTTGTAAATATTGTTCCAAGTAATTTCTTCGAAGCACTTTCTACGGGAAATCTGTTGCCAATTATATTCTTTTCAGTTATGTTTGGATTAGGTGTAGCTGCTATCGGAGAAAAGGGAAAACCTGTATTAAACCTCTGTCAAGGTATTTCAGATGCTATGTTTTGGGTAACTAATCAAGTAATGAAAACAGCACCTTTTGGTGTATTTGCTCTCATTGGAGTTACAATATCTAAATTTGGACTTGCATCTTTGATACCATTGGTGAAATTGGTTATAACTACTTATGGTACAATGATATTCTTTATACTAGTTGTACTTGGAATTGTGGCAAAAATAGCAGGGACAAGCATCTTTAAGATGATTAGAATACTAAAAGATGAAATAATTCTTGCCTATACTACAGCAAGTTCAGAAGCAGTTTTGCCAAAGATAATGGATAAGATGGAAAAGTTCGGATGTTCAAAGGCAATTAGTGCTTTTGTTATTCCTACAGGATATTCTTTTAATCTAGATGGATCCACTTTATACCAATCCATAACAGCACTATTTATTGCACAAATATACGGAATTCATATGTCACTTCCTCAGCAAATCAATTTAATTATTGTACTGCTTATAGCTTCAAAGGGAATGGCAGGAGTTCCAGGGGCTTCTTTTGTAGTTTTGCTTGCAACATTGGGTTCTGCAGGTATTCCAATAGAAGGAGTTGCATTTATAGCTGGAATCGATCGTATTCTTGATATGGCTAGAACTGTAGTGAATGTATTAGGCAATTCTCTG
- a CDS encoding response regulator, translating to MNFFIVDDDEAIRSMISEIIEDYDLGNVVGQAEDGALIDIGMLNFKKVDILIIDLLMPIKDGIHTVKDFGKPLAFKIIMLSQVEDKKIIGEAYNLGIEYYITKPINRLEVIKVIEKVISNIKLEKSISDIQKTLSLLGLNKSRSSEEKPVFKNTILESAEFILTDLGMITESGSKDILDMLQYIIELDKNNSNEYEFPSLKNLFINISKKRLGKSHKEIDLKKEIKASEQRVRRAILQGLTHIASLGLTDYSNPKFEDYASKFFDFTEVRKKMMELENEILNSHIRINTKKFIKVLYMESKKNL from the coding sequence ATGAATTTTTTTATTGTTGATGACGATGAGGCTATTCGTTCCATGATATCAGAAATTATCGAAGATTACGATCTTGGAAATGTAGTAGGTCAAGCTGAAGATGGAGCCCTCATAGATATTGGAATGCTTAATTTTAAAAAAGTAGATATCCTCATTATAGATCTGCTTATGCCCATTAAAGACGGAATACATACTGTAAAAGATTTTGGAAAGCCTCTAGCTTTTAAAATTATAATGCTTTCACAGGTAGAAGATAAAAAAATAATTGGTGAAGCTTATAATCTAGGTATAGAATACTATATAACAAAACCAATCAACCGATTGGAAGTAATAAAAGTTATAGAAAAAGTTATATCAAATATAAAACTTGAAAAATCTATAAGTGACATACAGAAAACTCTTAGTCTTCTAGGCCTCAATAAATCTAGATCTTCTGAAGAAAAACCTGTATTTAAAAATACTATCTTGGAATCTGCAGAATTTATATTAACTGATCTTGGCATGATCACAGAAAGCGGCAGCAAAGATATTCTTGACATGCTTCAATACATAATTGAATTAGACAAAAATAATTCTAACGAATATGAGTTTCCTTCATTAAAAAATCTATTTATAAACATATCAAAAAAAAGACTGGGAAAGTCTCATAAAGAAATAGATTTGAAGAAGGAAATCAAAGCTTCTGAACAGAGGGTACGCCGAGCCATATTGCAGGGACTAACCCACATTGCCTCTTTAGGTCTTACGGATTATTCCAATCCCAAATTTGAAGATTATGCTTCCAAATTTTTTGACTTTACAGAGGTTAGAAAGAAGATGATGGAACTGGAAAACGAAATACTCAACTCTCACATTCGAATAAATACGAAAAAATTTATAAAAGTACTTTATATGGAATCGAAAAAAAACCTATAG